One stretch of Pseudomonas fragi DNA includes these proteins:
- a CDS encoding glycogen/starch/alpha-glucan phosphorylase — translation MSQEPLVRDAQVAAFRAAVVAKLTYAVGKDPEHAFDHDWFEAIALAARDHMVEHWMDSTRQIYRKDQKRVYYLSLEFLIGRLLYDSLSNLGLLEVAREALGELGVDLERIRVLEPDAALGNGGLGRLAACFMESMSTLGIAAHGYGIRYEHGLFRQSIVDGWQQEQTENWLDFGNPWEFERAEVLYSVGFGGSVETKQDEQGQLRQIWWPGETVRAIAYDTPVVGWRGASVNTLRLWRARALHDLNLGRFNAGDHLGAVAEVVRAESISRVLYPADSNEAGQELRLRQEFFFVSASLQDLLRRHLHVHDTLMNLAEHVSIQLNDTHPSIAVAELMRILVDEHGVEWHAAWQVTVDTLSYTNHTLLPEALETWPVGLMERLLPRHMQIIYLINAHHIDALRAKGIHDFDVLRAVSLIEEDHGRRVRMGNLAFLGSHSVNGVSGLHTQLMRSTVFAELHKLYPDRINNKTNGVTFRRWLFQANPPLTAMLVDALGPDVLDETEHKLIKLEPFAGRADFRKRFAEQRLQNKCTLAALIYERLGVVVNPEALFDVQVKRIHEYKRQLLNLMHTVALYQAIRAEPGNPWVPRVKIFAGKSAASYEQAKLIIKLANDIARTVNNDPTVRGLLKVVFIPNYNVSLAESIIPAADLSEQISTAGYEASGTSNMKFGLNGALTIGTMDGANVEMSERVGTENMFIFGLSSQQVEARKRNGEFHAAPDVAASHRLNDVLQAIRGGVFSHDDPARYTGLVDSLIEYDRFLVCADFDAYWDAQMRVEQLWHDKEEWWRKSVLNTARMGWFSSDRTIREYATDIWKAL, via the coding sequence ATGTCCCAGGAACCGCTTGTTCGTGACGCACAGGTGGCGGCTTTCCGTGCCGCTGTAGTAGCCAAACTGACTTACGCGGTGGGTAAGGACCCGGAACACGCGTTTGACCATGACTGGTTTGAAGCCATAGCCCTGGCCGCCCGCGACCATATGGTCGAGCACTGGATGGACAGCACCCGGCAGATTTACCGCAAGGACCAGAAGCGGGTGTACTACCTGTCGCTGGAGTTCCTGATCGGTCGCCTGCTGTACGACAGCCTGAGCAACCTGGGGCTGCTGGAGGTGGCACGGGAAGCGTTGGGCGAGCTGGGCGTGGATCTGGAGCGCATCCGTGTGCTGGAGCCGGATGCGGCCCTTGGCAACGGCGGCCTCGGCCGGCTGGCGGCGTGCTTTATGGAAAGCATGTCGACCCTGGGCATCGCCGCCCACGGTTATGGCATCCGCTACGAACACGGGCTGTTTCGCCAGAGCATTGTCGACGGCTGGCAACAGGAGCAAACCGAGAACTGGCTGGACTTCGGCAACCCCTGGGAGTTCGAGCGCGCCGAAGTGCTGTACTCGGTGGGCTTTGGCGGCTCGGTCGAAACCAAGCAGGATGAGCAAGGCCAGTTGCGGCAAATCTGGTGGCCGGGCGAGACAGTGCGGGCGATTGCCTATGACACGCCGGTAGTGGGCTGGCGCGGTGCCAGTGTGAACACCCTGCGCCTGTGGCGGGCGAGGGCACTGCACGACCTGAACCTTGGTCGTTTCAACGCCGGTGACCACCTGGGCGCGGTGGCCGAAGTGGTGCGCGCTGAAAGCATCTCCCGCGTGCTGTACCCGGCGGACAGCAATGAGGCCGGGCAAGAGCTGCGTCTGCGCCAGGAGTTCTTCTTTGTTTCGGCCTCGCTGCAGGATCTGCTGCGCCGCCACCTGCACGTTCACGACACGTTGATGAACCTGGCCGAGCACGTCTCGATCCAGCTCAATGACACCCACCCCTCGATCGCCGTTGCCGAGCTGATGCGCATCCTGGTCGACGAGCACGGCGTCGAGTGGCATGCCGCGTGGCAGGTCACCGTTGATACCCTGTCGTATACCAACCACACGCTATTGCCCGAAGCGCTGGAAACCTGGCCCGTCGGTTTGATGGAGCGGCTGTTGCCGCGGCATATGCAGATTATTTATCTGATCAATGCGCACCACATCGACGCCCTGCGGGCCAAGGGTATTCACGACTTTGACGTGCTGCGCGCGGTGTCGCTGATCGAGGAGGACCACGGCCGCCGGGTGCGTATGGGCAACCTTGCATTTTTAGGCTCCCACAGCGTCAACGGGGTTTCCGGGCTGCACACGCAATTGATGCGCAGCACCGTGTTCGCCGAGCTGCACAAGCTCTACCCCGATCGCATCAACAACAAGACCAACGGCGTAACCTTCCGCCGCTGGCTGTTCCAGGCCAACCCGCCGCTGACTGCCATGCTGGTGGATGCACTGGGGCCTGATGTGCTCGATGAAACCGAACACAAACTGATCAAGCTGGAGCCTTTTGCCGGGCGGGCAGACTTTCGCAAACGCTTCGCCGAACAGCGCCTGCAAAACAAATGCACCCTGGCGGCGCTGATTTATGAGCGTTTGGGGGTTGTGGTCAACCCTGAGGCCCTGTTCGATGTACAGGTCAAACGGATACACGAATACAAGCGCCAACTGCTCAACCTGATGCACACCGTGGCGCTGTATCAGGCCATCCGGGCCGAGCCGGGCAACCCATGGGTGCCACGGGTGAAGATTTTTGCCGGCAAGTCGGCGGCCAGTTATGAGCAGGCCAAACTCATCATCAAGCTGGCCAATGACATCGCCCGCACCGTCAACAACGACCCCACCGTGCGCGGCCTGCTCAAGGTGGTGTTTATCCCCAACTACAACGTCAGCCTGGCCGAAAGCATCATCCCGGCGGCGGACCTGTCCGAGCAGATATCCACTGCCGGCTACGAAGCATCGGGCACCAGCAACATGAAGTTCGGCCTCAACGGTGCGCTGACCATTGGCACGATGGATGGCGCCAACGTTGAAATGAGCGAGCGGGTGGGGACCGAAAACATGTTTATCTTCGGCCTCAGTTCGCAGCAGGTTGAAGCGCGCAAGCGCAATGGCGAGTTCCATGCCGCGCCGGACGTGGCCGCTTCACACCGGCTTAATGACGTGTTGCAGGCGATTCGTGGCGGGGTGTTCTCCCACGATGATCCGGCTCGCTACACCGGCCTGGTGGATTCGCTGATCGAATATGACCGCTTCCTGGTATGTGCCGACTTCGATGCGTACTGGGATGCCCAGATGCGCGTGGAGCAACTGTGGCACGACAAGGAAGAATGGTGGCGCAAATCCGTGTTGAATACGGCGCGCATGGGCTGGTTCTCATCAGACCGGACCATTCGTGAATACGCGACCGATATCTGGAAAGCGTTGTAG
- a CDS encoding YkgJ family cysteine cluster protein has protein sequence MMKSNLIAAAEIDRLDTWAKYSAPMCGSCVSSCCTLPVEVKIKDLIRIGIVDEFEMGDPPKNIAKRLQKEGIVERFNQKSGIFTLQRMSNNDCLYLDRKSRMCTIYDIRPDTCRNHPRIGPRPGYCAYVPKAVERKNSSVKLMDF, from the coding sequence CTGATGAAGTCCAACCTGATCGCCGCCGCGGAAATCGACCGTCTCGATACCTGGGCCAAATACTCCGCGCCCATGTGCGGCTCCTGTGTTTCCAGCTGCTGCACGCTGCCGGTCGAGGTCAAGATCAAAGACCTGATCCGCATCGGCATCGTCGATGAGTTCGAGATGGGCGACCCGCCGAAGAACATCGCCAAGCGCCTGCAAAAAGAAGGGATCGTGGAGCGCTTTAACCAGAAGTCGGGGATTTTCACCCTGCAGCGCATGAGTAATAACGACTGCCTGTACCTGGATCGCAAGTCGCGCATGTGCACCATCTACGACATCCGCCCGGACACCTGCCGCAACCACCCGCGGATCGGTCCGCGCCCTGGTTATTGCGCCTATGTGCCCAAGGCTGTTGAGCGCAAGAACAGCAGCGTCAAGCTGATGGATTTTTAA
- the typA gene encoding translational GTPase TypA, with product MIENLRNIAIIAHVDHGKTTLVDKLLRQSGTLERNELNDERVMDSNDQEKERGITILAKNTAINWNGYHINIVDTPGHADFGGEVERVMSMVDSVLLLVDAQDGPMPQTRFVTKKAFEAGLRPIVVINKVDRPGARPDWVLDQIFDLFDNLGATEEQLDFKVVYASALNGIAGLDHTDMAEDMTPLYQSIVDNVPAPAVDRDGPFQMQISALDYNSFLGIIGVGRIARGRVKPNTPVVAIDADGKRRNGRILKLMGHHGLHRVDVEEASAGDIVCISGMDSLFISDTLCDPMNVEAMKPLTVDEPTVSMTFQVNDSPFCGKEGKFVTSRNIKERLDKELLYNVALRVEEGDSADKFKVSGRGELHLSVLIETMRREGFEMGVGRPEVIIRLVDGVKHEPFENVTIDLPEESQGKVMEEMGLRKGDLTNMVPDGKGRVRLEYNIPARGLIGFRNQFLTLTNGAGILTSIFDRYDVMKSGHMSGRQNGVLVSVETGKALTYSLETLQARGKLFVEHGQEIYNGQIVGLNSRDTDMGVNPTKGKKLDNMRASGKDETIALVPPVRFTLEQALEFIQDDELCEVTPKSIRLRKKILDEGERTRAAKKAKN from the coding sequence GTGATCGAAAATCTACGTAACATCGCCATCATTGCTCACGTTGACCACGGTAAAACCACCCTGGTAGACAAACTCTTGCGTCAATCCGGCACCCTGGAGCGCAACGAGCTTAACGACGAACGCGTAATGGACTCCAACGACCAGGAGAAAGAGCGCGGTATTACCATTCTGGCGAAAAACACCGCCATCAACTGGAACGGCTACCACATCAACATCGTGGATACCCCGGGCCACGCCGACTTCGGCGGCGAAGTTGAACGCGTAATGTCGATGGTTGACTCCGTTCTGCTGCTGGTTGACGCTCAAGACGGCCCTATGCCGCAAACCCGTTTCGTGACCAAGAAGGCTTTCGAAGCCGGCCTGCGTCCAATCGTGGTCATCAACAAGGTTGACCGTCCTGGCGCGCGTCCGGACTGGGTTCTGGACCAGATCTTCGACCTGTTCGACAACCTGGGTGCTACCGAAGAACAGCTGGACTTCAAAGTGGTTTACGCCTCTGCCCTGAACGGTATTGCTGGTCTTGACCACACCGACATGGCTGAAGACATGACCCCGCTGTACCAGTCGATCGTCGACAACGTACCAGCACCAGCTGTAGACCGTGACGGTCCGTTCCAGATGCAAATCTCGGCACTGGACTACAACAGCTTCCTGGGCATTATCGGCGTTGGCCGTATCGCTCGTGGTCGCGTCAAGCCGAACACCCCGGTTGTTGCCATCGACGCTGACGGCAAGCGCCGCAACGGTCGTATCCTGAAGCTGATGGGTCACCACGGTCTGCACCGTGTAGACGTTGAAGAAGCTTCGGCAGGCGACATCGTTTGCATCAGCGGTATGGATTCGCTGTTCATCTCCGACACCCTGTGTGATCCGATGAACGTTGAAGCGATGAAGCCGTTGACCGTTGACGAGCCAACCGTTTCCATGACCTTCCAGGTAAACGACTCGCCATTCTGCGGTAAAGAAGGCAAGTTCGTGACTTCCCGTAACATCAAGGAACGTCTGGACAAAGAGCTGCTGTACAACGTTGCACTGCGCGTTGAAGAAGGCGACTCGGCTGACAAGTTCAAGGTATCGGGCCGTGGCGAGCTGCACTTGTCCGTACTGATCGAAACCATGCGTCGTGAAGGCTTCGAAATGGGCGTTGGTCGTCCAGAAGTAATCATCCGCCTGGTTGACGGCGTCAAGCACGAACCGTTCGAAAACGTCACCATCGACCTGCCAGAAGAATCCCAGGGCAAGGTGATGGAAGAGATGGGTCTGCGTAAAGGCGACCTGACTAACATGGTGCCGGATGGCAAAGGCCGTGTGCGTCTGGAATACAACATCCCTGCTCGTGGTCTGATCGGTTTCCGTAACCAGTTCCTGACCCTGACCAATGGTGCTGGCATCCTGACCTCCATCTTCGACCGTTACGACGTGATGAAGTCGGGCCACATGTCCGGCCGTCAGAACGGCGTTCTGGTATCGGTTGAGACTGGCAAGGCACTGACCTACTCCCTGGAAACCCTGCAGGCGCGTGGCAAGCTGTTCGTTGAGCACGGTCAAGAGATCTACAACGGTCAGATCGTTGGTCTGAACAGCCGTGACACCGACATGGGCGTTAACCCTACCAAGGGCAAGAAGCTCGACAACATGCGTGCTTCGGGTAAAGACGAAACCATCGCTCTGGTTCCACCTGTTCGTTTCACTCTGGAACAGGCTCTGGAATTCATCCAGGACGACGAGCTGTGCGAAGTAACTCCTAAGTCCATCCGTCTTCGCAAGAAGATCCTGGACGAAGGCGAGCGTACCCGCGCTGCTAAAAAGGCCAAAAACTAA
- the thiI gene encoding tRNA uracil 4-sulfurtransferase ThiI: MKLIVKVFPEITIKSRPVRMRFVRQLAKNIRTVLRDLDPAVVVTGVWDNIELQTRVTDPKALKEMTERLSCMPGIAHFLQVDEYPLGDFDDIVEKCKLHFGDALAGKLFSVRCKRAGKHPFTSMEVEKYVGSKLRRECGAAGIELKKPEIEVRIEIRDQRLFVIHNQHDSIGGYPLGSLEQTLVLMSGGFDSTVAAYQIMRRGLMSHFCFFNLGGRAHELGVMEVAHYIWKKYGSSQRVLFVSVPFEEVLGEILGKVDNSHMGVILKRMMLRAATRIAERLDIEVLVTGEAISQVSSQTLPNLSLIDSATDKLVLRPLIASHKQDIIDLAEEIGTADFAKHMPEYCGVISVNPKTHAKRNRVEYEEQQFDMAVLERALERAKLVPIDRVIDELGQDLQVEEVSEVLAGQIVIDIRHPDAQEDQPLELAGIEVQALPFYALNSRFKELDDTRQYLLYCDKGVMSRLHAHHLLSEGHANVRVYRPS; this comes from the coding sequence ATGAAACTAATCGTTAAAGTCTTCCCCGAAATCACTATCAAGAGCCGTCCGGTTCGGATGCGTTTCGTCCGTCAATTGGCCAAAAACATCCGCACTGTGCTCCGCGATCTGGACCCGGCTGTGGTGGTGACGGGCGTGTGGGACAACATCGAGCTGCAAACGCGCGTAACCGACCCTAAAGCCTTGAAAGAAATGACCGAACGCCTGAGCTGCATGCCGGGCATCGCGCATTTCCTGCAGGTCGACGAGTACCCTCTGGGCGACTTCGACGACATCGTTGAGAAGTGCAAGCTGCACTTCGGCGATGCACTGGCGGGCAAACTCTTTTCGGTGCGTTGCAAGCGCGCTGGCAAGCACCCGTTTACCTCGATGGAAGTCGAGAAATACGTCGGCAGCAAGCTGCGGCGTGAGTGCGGTGCGGCCGGAATCGAGCTGAAAAAGCCCGAAATTGAAGTTCGAATTGAAATTCGCGACCAACGGTTGTTTGTGATTCACAATCAGCACGACAGTATTGGTGGCTACCCGCTGGGTTCGCTTGAGCAGACCCTGGTGCTGATGTCGGGTGGGTTCGATTCCACCGTGGCGGCCTACCAGATCATGCGTCGCGGCCTGATGAGCCACTTCTGCTTCTTCAACCTGGGCGGACGTGCCCATGAACTGGGCGTGATGGAAGTCGCGCACTATATATGGAAGAAGTACGGCAGCTCCCAGCGCGTGCTGTTTGTCAGCGTTCCGTTCGAAGAAGTTTTGGGCGAAATTCTCGGCAAAGTCGATAACAGTCATATGGGCGTCATTTTGAAGCGTATGATGTTGCGCGCTGCAACACGTATTGCCGAACGCCTGGATATCGAAGTGCTGGTGACCGGGGAAGCGATTTCCCAGGTGTCCAGCCAGACACTGCCCAATTTGTCGCTGATCGATTCAGCTACGGACAAACTGGTGCTGCGCCCGCTGATCGCGAGCCACAAGCAGGACATCATTGATTTGGCGGAAGAAATCGGTACGGCCGATTTTGCCAAGCACATGCCTGAATATTGCGGGGTGATTTCGGTCAACCCCAAGACCCACGCCAAGCGCAACCGCGTGGAGTATGAAGAACAACAGTTTGATATGGCCGTGCTCGAGCGTGCGCTTGAGCGGGCCAAACTGGTGCCGATTGATCGGGTGATCGATGAATTGGGCCAGGACTTGCAAGTCGAAGAAGTCAGCGAAGTGCTGGCGGGCCAGATCGTAATCGACATCCGTCACCCGGATGCTCAGGAAGATCAACCGCTGGAACTGGCTGGCATCGAAGTACAAGCGTTGCCGTTCTATGCTTTGAACAGCCGCTTCAAGGAACTGGATGACACCCGTCAGTACCTGTTGTATTGCGACAAAGGCGTGATGAGTCGCCTGCATGCTCACCATTTGCTCAGTGAGGGACATGCCAATGTGCGCGTTTATCGACCGAGCTAA
- the glnA gene encoding glutamate--ammonia ligase — protein sequence MSKSVQLIKDHDVKWIDLRFTDTKGTQHHVTMPARDALDENFFTDGKMFDGSSIAGWKGIEASDMILLPDDSTAVLDPFTEQPTLILVCDIIEPSTMQGYDRDPRAIATRAEEYLKSTGIGDTVFVGPEPEFFIFDQVKFKSDISGSMFKIYSEQGSWMSDQDVEGGNKGHRPGVKGGYFPVPPFDHDHEIRTSMCNAMEEMGLVIEVHHHEVATAGQNEIGVQFNTLVKKADEVQTLKYCVHNVADAYGRTATFMPKPLYGDNGSGMHVHMSISKDGKNTFAGEGYAGLSDTALYFIGGIIKHGKALNGFTNPATNSYKRLVPGFEAPVMLAYSARNRSASIRIPYVSSPKARRIEARFPDPAANPYLCFAALMMAGLDGIQNKIHPGDAADKNLYDLPPEEAKEIPQVCGSLKEALEELDKGRAFLTKGGVFSDDFIDAYIALKSEEEIQVRTFVHPLEYELYYSC from the coding sequence ATGTCGAAGTCGGTTCAACTCATCAAAGATCATGACGTCAAGTGGATTGATCTGCGCTTCACTGATACCAAAGGCACTCAGCACCACGTGACCATGCCGGCCCGTGATGCGCTGGATGAAAACTTCTTCACCGACGGCAAAATGTTCGACGGCTCCTCCATCGCTGGCTGGAAAGGCATCGAAGCGTCCGACATGATCCTGCTGCCAGACGACAGCACGGCCGTTCTGGACCCGTTCACCGAACAGCCTACGCTGATCCTGGTGTGCGACATCATCGAACCTTCGACCATGCAGGGCTATGACCGCGACCCACGCGCCATCGCTACCCGTGCCGAGGAATACCTGAAGTCCACCGGTATCGGCGACACCGTTTTCGTTGGCCCGGAGCCAGAGTTCTTCATCTTCGACCAGGTGAAATTCAAGTCCGACATCTCCGGTTCGATGTTCAAGATCTACTCCGAACAAGGTTCGTGGATGTCCGACCAGGACGTGGAAGGCGGCAACAAAGGCCACCGTCCTGGCGTCAAGGGCGGCTATTTCCCGGTTCCGCCATTCGACCATGACCACGAAATCCGTACCTCCATGTGCAACGCCATGGAAGAAATGGGCCTGGTTATCGAAGTTCACCACCACGAAGTGGCAACTGCTGGCCAGAACGAAATCGGCGTGCAGTTCAACACCCTGGTGAAAAAAGCTGACGAAGTTCAGACCCTGAAGTACTGCGTACACAACGTGGCAGACGCCTACGGCCGTACCGCTACCTTCATGCCAAAGCCTCTGTACGGCGACAACGGCTCGGGTATGCACGTTCACATGTCCATTTCCAAAGATGGCAAGAACACCTTCGCAGGCGAAGGCTATGCCGGCCTGTCCGACACTGCCCTGTACTTCATCGGCGGTATCATCAAGCACGGTAAGGCCCTGAACGGCTTCACCAACCCGGCTACCAACTCCTACAAGCGTCTGGTACCAGGTTTCGAAGCGCCGGTCATGCTGGCCTACTCGGCTCGTAACCGTTCGGCTTCGATCCGTATTCCTTACGTGTCCAGCCCTAAAGCTCGCCGTATCGAAGCTCGTTTCCCGGACCCGGCAGCCAACCCATACCTGTGCTTTGCCGCACTGATGATGGCTGGTCTGGACGGTATCCAGAACAAGATCCACCCTGGCGACGCAGCTGACAAAAACCTGTATGACCTGCCGCCTGAAGAGGCCAAAGAGATCCCACAAGTTTGCGGCAGCCTGAAAGAAGCCCTGGAAGAGCTGGACAAGGGCCGTGCGTTCCTGACCAAAGGCGGCGTTTTCAGCGACGACTTCATCGACGCGTACATCGCCCTGAAAAGCGAAGAAGAAATCCAGGTTCGTACCTTCGTACACCCACTGGAATACGAGCTGTACTACAGCTGCTAA
- a CDS encoding cupin domain-containing protein, with translation MHPLLTLKALLLSFACLLLLGCASPPTAVKVEQLLKTGQSWIGTPYTWPDGKPEFTVVKITLPASTALKWHTHPMPNIAYVVAGELTVETEDGLHKTTLRPGQALPEMVNTAHRGTSGKAPVELIVFYAGTPGMPLSH, from the coding sequence ATGCACCCCCTACTCACCCTCAAAGCCCTGCTGTTGTCGTTCGCCTGCCTGCTTCTGCTGGGCTGCGCCAGCCCACCCACTGCTGTGAAGGTCGAGCAACTGCTCAAGACCGGGCAATCGTGGATTGGCACCCCTTACACCTGGCCGGACGGCAAGCCGGAATTCACCGTGGTCAAAATCACCCTTCCGGCCAGCACCGCACTGAAATGGCACACGCACCCCATGCCTAATATCGCCTATGTGGTGGCTGGCGAACTGACGGTTGAAACCGAAGACGGCCTGCACAAAACCACACTTAGGCCTGGCCAGGCACTGCCCGAGATGGTCAACACCGCCCATCGCGGCACCAGCGGAAAGGCCCCGGTTGAACTGATCGTGTTCTATGCCGGCACACCTGGCATGCCCTTGTCCCATTAA
- the glnL gene encoding nitrogen regulation protein NR(II), with the protein MTISDALHRLLLDNLTTATLLLNADLRLEYMNPAAEMLLAISGQRSHGQFISELFTESTEALHSLRQAVEQAHPFTKREAMLTSLTGQNLTVDYAVTPILSNAGTLLLLEVHPRDRLLRITKEEAQLSKQETSKMLVRGLAHEIKNPLGGIRGAAQLLARQLPDENLRDYTNVIIEEADRLRNLVDRMLGSNKLPSLAMTNVHEVLERVCNLVEAETQGSITLVRDYDPSLPDLLIDREQMIQAVLNIVRNAMQAIGSQNELRLGRISLRTRAMRQFTIGHIRHRLVTKIEIIDNGPGIPAELQDTLFFPMVSGRPDGTGLGLAITQNIISQHQGLIECESHPGHTLFSIFLPLEQGAAST; encoded by the coding sequence ATGACCATCAGTGACGCCCTGCACCGACTGTTACTCGACAACCTGACCACCGCAACGCTTCTACTCAATGCCGACCTGCGCCTTGAGTACATGAACCCGGCGGCAGAGATGCTGCTGGCGATCAGCGGTCAACGCAGTCACGGGCAATTCATCAGCGAGCTGTTCACTGAGTCCACCGAGGCACTGCACTCGCTGCGCCAGGCGGTTGAGCAAGCACACCCGTTTACCAAGCGCGAAGCCATGCTGACCTCGCTGACGGGCCAGAACCTGACGGTGGACTATGCAGTAACGCCCATCTTGAGCAACGCCGGCACCCTGCTGCTGCTTGAGGTGCACCCCCGCGACCGCCTGCTGCGCATCACCAAAGAAGAAGCCCAGCTGTCCAAGCAGGAAACCAGCAAGATGCTGGTGCGCGGCCTGGCCCACGAAATCAAGAACCCGCTGGGCGGCATTCGCGGCGCGGCCCAGTTGCTGGCCCGCCAACTGCCCGACGAAAACCTGCGCGACTACACCAACGTCATCATTGAAGAAGCTGACCGCCTGCGTAACCTGGTCGACCGCATGCTGGGCTCCAACAAACTGCCGTCGCTGGCCATGACCAACGTCCACGAAGTGCTTGAACGCGTGTGCAATCTGGTCGAGGCCGAGACACAGGGCAGCATCACGTTGGTGCGTGACTATGACCCCAGCCTGCCCGACCTGCTGATCGACCGTGAACAGATGATCCAGGCAGTACTCAATATCGTGCGCAACGCGATGCAGGCCATCGGCAGCCAGAACGAGCTGCGCCTGGGGCGCATCAGCCTGCGCACCCGCGCCATGCGCCAGTTCACCATTGGCCATATACGCCACCGGCTGGTCACCAAAATCGAAATTATCGACAACGGCCCGGGCATACCGGCCGAACTGCAGGACACCCTGTTTTTTCCGATGGTCAGCGGCCGCCCGGACGGTACCGGGCTGGGCCTGGCCATCACGCAAAACATCATCAGTCAGCACCAGGGGTTGATCGAGTGTGAAAGCCACCCCGGCCACACACTCTTCTCGATCTTTCTACCACTGGAACAAGGAGCCGCATCGACATGA
- the ntrC gene encoding nitrogen regulation protein NR(I): MSRSETVWIVDDDRSIRWVLEKALQQEGMTTQSFDSADGVMSRLARQQPDVIISDIRMPGSSGLDLLAKIREQHPRLPVIIMTAHSDLDSAVASYQGGAFEYLPKPFDVDDAVSLVKRANQHAQEQQGLAVAPTLAPTPEIIGEAPAMQEVFRAIGRLSHSNITVLINGESGTGKELVAHALHRHSPRAASPFIALNMAAIPKDLMESELFGHEKGAFTGAANLRRGRFEQADGGTLFLDEIGDMPADTQTRLLRVLADGEFYRVGGHMPVKVDVRIIAATHQNLETLVQAGKFREDLFHRLNVIRIHIPRLSDRREDIPTLARHFLSSAAQELSVEPKLLKAETEQYLKNLPWPGNVRQLENTCRWITVMASGREVHIGDLPPELLNLQQDASPVTNWEQALRQWADQALGRGQSNLLDSAVPTFERIMIETALKHTAGRRRDAAVLLGWGRNTLTRKIKELGMKIDGDEDEGDEA, translated from the coding sequence ATGAGCCGAAGTGAAACCGTGTGGATCGTCGACGACGACCGTTCAATCCGCTGGGTCCTGGAAAAAGCCTTGCAACAGGAAGGCATGACCACACAAAGTTTCGACAGTGCCGATGGGGTCATGAGCCGACTGGCTCGCCAGCAGCCTGACGTGATCATTTCCGATATCCGCATGCCCGGTTCCAGCGGCCTGGACCTGCTCGCCAAAATCCGCGAGCAACACCCGCGCCTGCCGGTGATCATCATGACGGCTCATTCCGACCTGGACAGCGCAGTGGCGTCCTACCAGGGCGGGGCATTCGAATACCTGCCCAAACCGTTCGACGTCGACGACGCCGTGTCCCTGGTCAAGCGCGCCAACCAGCACGCCCAGGAACAACAAGGCCTGGCCGTGGCGCCGACGCTGGCCCCCACCCCGGAAATCATCGGCGAAGCGCCGGCCATGCAAGAGGTGTTTCGGGCCATTGGCCGCCTGAGCCACTCCAACATCACGGTGTTGATCAACGGCGAGTCAGGCACGGGCAAAGAGCTGGTGGCCCACGCCCTGCACCGCCACAGCCCGCGCGCCGCATCACCGTTTATCGCGTTGAACATGGCTGCGATCCCCAAGGACCTGATGGAATCCGAGCTGTTCGGCCATGAAAAAGGCGCTTTCACCGGCGCTGCGAACCTGCGCCGCGGCCGTTTTGAACAGGCCGATGGCGGCACTTTGTTCCTCGATGAAATCGGCGACATGCCGGCCGACACCCAGACCCGCCTGCTGCGGGTGCTGGCCGATGGCGAGTTCTACCGGGTTGGCGGGCACATGCCGGTCAAGGTCGATGTTCGCATCATCGCCGCCACGCACCAGAACCTGGAAACCCTGGTGCAGGCCGGCAAGTTTCGTGAAGACCTGTTTCACCGCCTGAACGTGATCCGCATCCATATCCCGCGCCTGTCGGACCGCCGCGAAGATATCCCGACCCTGGCCCGGCATTTCCTCAGCAGCGCTGCGCAAGAGCTGTCAGTGGAGCCCAAACTGCTCAAGGCCGAGACCGAGCAATATCTGAAAAACCTGCCGTGGCCGGGCAATGTGCGCCAGCTGGAGAACACTTGCCGCTGGATCACGGTGATGGCATCGGGTCGCGAAGTACATATCGGTGACCTGCCCCCTGAGCTGCTGAACCTGCAACAGGACGCCTCCCCTGTCACCAACTGGGAGCAGGCGCTGCGCCAGTGGGCTGATCAGGCGCTGGGGCGTGGCCAGTCCAATCTGCTCGACAGTGCCGTACCCACCTTTGAGCGGATCATGATCGAAACCGCGCTCAAGCACACCGCAGGCCGTCGCCGCGACGCTGCGGTGCTGCTGGGCTGGGGCCGCAACACCTTGACCCGCAAGATCAAGGAACTGGGCATGAAGATCGATGGCGACGAGGATGAGGGCGACGAGGCCTGA